AACGAACTGCTGAACCCATACGGTTTGCAGTTCATTGGTGCTACAACACCAGGTCTTGAAGCCTTCATCTCCAAAGTGCCACTTGATAGCGTTGCAGACCTTAAAGGCCTGAAAATGCGTGCACCTGAAGGTCTTGTTCAGAACGTATTCGCAGCTGCGGGTGCAACTCCGGTTAACCTGCCAGGCTCAGAAGTGTTCACCGCACTGGACAAAGGCGTGATCGACGCAGCTGATTACACTGTGTTCTCCACCAACCACCAGCAGGGTATGCACGATGTAGCCGGTCATCCCGTCTACCCCGGTTTCCACTCCATGCCTTTGATTGAAGTTTCAATCAACAAAGCAACATGGGACGGTATGCCCCTCGACGTTCAGGCAATCCTTGAAATGTCTGTTCGCGATTATGCGCGTGACATGACTGCTCAGCTTTCCATGCGTGATGCAGTTGCAGTGGCAGAAGCTATTGCTGATCCAGACATCACCGTTCACAACTGGTCTGCAGAAGAACGCGCTAAGTTCCGTGCTATTGCGCGTACTCAGTGGGAAATCGTTGCTGCACGGTCTGAAAACGCAAAGCGTGTTTACGCTGTGTTGACTGCCTACCTGACCGAGCAAGGTCTTCTTGGTGAGTAAGCCGATTTTTATCGCATGAAACTCTCCGAACCGCCCTTTCACCGGCGGTTCGGGACCTACCCTGGGAGGTAAAGTTAATGTCAGATCAAAAGAATGAAGACGGTGGTTATAACGCCATACCGGAATCTGGTCTGTTGGGGCGCATTATCGCTTTGTTTGGCAACATATTCGCAGTTGCCATCATCTTATCAGCAGCAATTCTGATCACAGAAGTTGCGATGCGTTATCTGCTTAACTCACCCACCACATGGGCTCATGAAACAGTTATTTTTCTAACTGCAACGACTTTCCTGTTTGGTGGCCTTTATTGCGCGTCAACCAATCGGCACATCCGTGTTGTGTTGATTTATGATGCTCTTTCACCAAAAATGCGTCGCATATTCAACATTGTCATTTCTGTAGCCTGTGCCCTTGCGAGTGCATTGTTCTCCTGGGCTGGATGGCTCGTTGTTAAACGCGCGATCTGGACACCTGCTGGTGTCTTTCGTCTGGAAACATCAGGCTCAGCGTGGAACCCGCCAACTCCGGGTCTTCTGAAGCTCTTCCTGCTCGGCATCCTTATCCTCATGTGCCTGCAATTCCTTATTCTGGCCGTCAACTACGCAAGAAAAAAATGACCGATTTACTCGTCCTGATCCCGGATTTCAAAGCTCTGGGCATTGAACTGGCAACAGTTCTGATGTTCGGCTCATTGCTTCTGCTGTTGTTGACGGGGATGCCTCTGGCATTCGTCACTCTGCTGGTTGCACTCATCTTCGCTTTGGGTTGGTTTGGCCCCGGCGCAGTGCCGCTGATTGTCAGTCGCATCTTCAGCTTTGTGAATTCCTTTGTTTTCGTCTCGGTTCCCATGTTCGTGCTCATGGCAGCGATTTTAGATCGCTCTGGCATTGCACGGGATCTGTTTGATGCCATGCGCCTTGTCGGTGGACGGTTGCGCGGCGGCATCGCCATCCAAACGCTCTTGGTGGCTGTGGTTCTGGCAGCTATGTCCGGCATCATCGGCGGTGAGGTTGTTCTGCTTGGCGTAATCGCACTGCCGCAAATGTTGCGCCTTGGATATGACCGCAAGCTGGCAATCGGCGTGTGCTGTGCTGGTGGTGCGCTTGGGACGATGATCCCACCCTCCATCGTGCTGATCATTTATGGCCTGACTGCCAGTGTTTCCATTGGCGATCTGTTTACAGCTGCCTTCTTCCCCGGTCTGATGCTGGCAGGCATGTACGCCGCCTACATTCTGATCCGCGCCTACTCCAACCCTGACGTCGCTCCAATTCCAGAAGTTGGGGAAATTGCGCTCTCCGAGAAGCTGCGCCTTCTCAAGGGCTTGTTCCTGCCAATTCTGGTTGTGATGTTCGTCCTTGGCTCCATTTACGGCGGCATCGCCAGTGTTACCGAGGCTTCTGCCATTGGTGTGCTTGGTGTAACCATCTCCACCATCATTCGCCGCGAGTTCACGCCCAAACTGATCATGGGGGCTGCACGCCAGACCCTTGCGACTGTGGGCATGATTGTCTGGATCGGCGTTGGTGCATCCGCATTGGTTGGTGTGTTTAACCTGATGGGCGGTATCCGCTTCGTTCAGGCCCTCATCACCGGTGTCTCTGACGAACCAATCGTTGTGATCCTGTTCATGATGCTGATCCTGTTCGTGCTCGGCATGTTCCTTGACTGGGTAGGTATCGCACTTCTCACCATGCCGATCTTCGTGCCGATCGTGTCCCAGCTCGGTTACGACCCAATCTGGTTCGGTGTTGTGTTTGCTATGAACATGCAAGTGAGCTTCCTGTCGCCTCCGTTTGGACCCGCGGCCTTCTATCTCAAAAGCGTGGCCCCACCTGACATAAGTCTAGGGGAGATTTTCATGGCGCTGCTTCCGTTTATCATGATCCAGATCGTGGCGGTTGCTCTGCTGATTATCTTCCCCGGCATTGCGGTCGGTTAACAACAATAACAACGCTGAGAAAAAGAGCCCGCGCCACCCCGCGGGCTCTTTTGTTTTTGTGGCTTCAAACCAAAAAAATATATTCGCTCCCCCTCCAACAACACTTTCTCCCCGTAACATCAGCTTGTTTTTAAAGTTAAATTTGGCCGTCAGAAGAATCTGACAAATGTCATGCCATTTATCTGACATATGTGTTGACATATGCCAGATGTTGAGTGACTATCAATACACGGTCCACCAATGGATCAGGCTACACAAAATGGCTCGCTTGAGAATTCTGCAGGAACACCTGTAGCTCACGTGTCAGCGGGAAGCTTCCGGCGCTACGAGACCTCGAGCATCAGGGGACCCACGTCCTGGGAGGGAGTGTGGGGGAGGAAACATGAAAACATTTATCGTATCTATGGCCGCAGCACTTACTATTGTCGCATCACCAGTAAGCGCAGCGGACGGGCAAGTTGTTTTAGGGAAAATTCCCTTCACACTTGAGCATTCCTACCACCAGTCTATTGTAAAGATCTTCTCTGAATATGCGGAAGAGAAGTACGGTGCAAAAACAATTATCGTTGATGGGCAGGCAAGCAGTGAATCTGCTCTCAGTGCAGTAGAAAATCTTATCGCACAGAAAGTAGATGGCATTGCTCTACACTCACCAGACATTGGTATGACTGCAACGGCAGTTGCAGCTGCACAAAAAGCTGGTATTCCAATTGTCACCACTCTGATTTACCCAAAAACAAAATCCGCACCACATATCCAACCAAAAGAGGAAGTTTCCTCGTTCCGGATGGGTGAAGTTGCAGCTGAACAATGGCTTAAGGCTTTCCCAAGCAAGTTGCCAAAAGTTGCCATCCTGAATTTTGGCGGATTTGAGCAAATTGCAGTGCTCAGAACTGAACCATTCTTCAAAGGCGTTCAGTCCGTAGCACCGGAAGCAGAGCTTGTTGCGATGCAAAATGGCTTCGGTTCCACGATCAAGTCCATGGAAGTGACGCTGGATATTCTGCAGGCAAATCCTGAAGTTAACATCATTTTCGGTGCGAATGATGACATGGCTCTGGGTGCTCTTGCTGCAACCGAACAGCTTGGACGCGGACGCATGGACGATGGCAAGCCATTGACCGAAATCATTGCAGGCGTGGATGCCGGCGAAAATGCAATGGTTAAGATCTTTAATCCAAAAAGCTCCTTCAAACTAAGCCATGGTCAGGTTCGTGACAACGGCCTAGCCGAAGTAGACACCCTTATGGGAATGATTGAAGGCAAAATCGCTAAAGACGAATGGGCAAAAATCGATACAGACAGCCCAGAGTTCGACTACTGGAACTCCACCGTTGAAGACGCTCAGACCTTCCTCGAAGAAAACTTTAGCTTTGAAAAAGACCTAAAAGCTATGGTCGCCAAGCAACGTTGAGCTTTGTTACTTTAACAAATGCAACAATCTGCACTGTCCGGGGGAGGGAACCTCCTCTCGGGCAAGTAACCAATCCCCGCGTTGCTTAGCATCCGTCTTCAACGCACATGCCAAACTGCAAAAATGAGAGCCTCTCACTCATGCGAAGAGGCCTGGAGGTAAAGGTGGGCAGGATTCAGCAGTTACTGCGAATAGAAACCCAGAAACTCGTCTTAATAGGCACGCTCCTGGTGATTGTGGTGGGGTTGTCATTCGCCTCTCCAAACTTTCTTTCCGTAACCAATTTCACAAACGTTTTTCTCAAAGTCGCAGTGATTGTCATAATTGCGTCGGCGGCTAACCTACTGATGATTACGGGACACTTCGACCTTTCTGTGGGCAGTGTTCTGGCATTCTCAGGTATTCTGCATGCTTATTTATCAAAGCATGGTGTGCCGATTGAGCTTTCCGTCCTGCTGACCTGTGTGGTCGCAATGGGCTGGGGCGGCATCAATGCTGTAACGGTGGCGGTGCTGGGCATCAATCCGGTCATCGCGACAGTGGGCGTTATGTTTATCGCTCGCGGGTTTGCCTTTCTCCTGGCACGTTGGGACGGTGGTGCAAACATCATGACCGGCCTGCCGATGGAGTTTGTGGACTTAGGCCGCGAACTGATTTTCGGAATGATCCCGCTTGCAATTGTCATGATGGTGGTCACCTTCCTGCTGTTTGTTTTCATTGAAAAACGCACCGCTTTGGGCCGCCTGAGTTATGCGGTTGGCACCAACTTCAAGGCAGCAAAACTGTCAGGCATCAACGCCGTTGGCATCATCGCGTTTCTTTATGTGGTGGTCGCGCTGTTTGCAGGTCTCAGCGGCATCTTACAGACATCCCGCGTGGGCCTTGCCGCGCCAAACGTGGCGAAGGGTTTGGAATTCGACATTATCGTAGCAATTATTCTGGGTGGCACCAGCATGATGGGCGGTGTGGGGACAACCTTCGGCATGTTGCTGGGTGCACTGGTCGTCGGCTTCTTTGGAAATGGCCTGAATCTGCTTGGAATTCCATTCTACTACCAGAGCATTGCCTATGGCGTCATTCTGATCGGCTCTTTGATGCTCAACCATCGTTTCTCTGTTGCGAGTAGGGCGTAGTCATGGATAACACCAATATTTTGGAAATCCGCAATGTAGGCAAGACCTTTCCGGGAGTAACGGCTCTCAAGGGCGTAAGCTTCGACATTAAAAGGAATTCCGTCCATTGCATCGTCGGGGAGAACGGTGCGGGGAAATCCACCTTCATCAAAATTCTGACCGGCGTCCTTGCCAAAAGTTCCGGC
This region of Pseudovibrio sp. Tun.PSC04-5.I4 genomic DNA includes:
- a CDS encoding TRAP transporter substrate-binding protein, which encodes MKILKFVAATLIAASTATSVLAADYELRFQSSDPAGNPNFELQQAWAKRVATLTNDRVNVEMMPVGTIVQHTETQDAVAAGIIDGHITDTSYFTGKDAAFGLIANPVGAYGSPSEMLNFMEYGGGKQMMNELLNPYGLQFIGATTPGLEAFISKVPLDSVADLKGLKMRAPEGLVQNVFAAAGATPVNLPGSEVFTALDKGVIDAADYTVFSTNHQQGMHDVAGHPVYPGFHSMPLIEVSINKATWDGMPLDVQAILEMSVRDYARDMTAQLSMRDAVAVAEAIADPDITVHNWSAEERAKFRAIARTQWEIVAARSENAKRVYAVLTAYLTEQGLLGE
- a CDS encoding TRAP transporter small permease is translated as MSDQKNEDGGYNAIPESGLLGRIIALFGNIFAVAIILSAAILITEVAMRYLLNSPTTWAHETVIFLTATTFLFGGLYCASTNRHIRVVLIYDALSPKMRRIFNIVISVACALASALFSWAGWLVVKRAIWTPAGVFRLETSGSAWNPPTPGLLKLFLLGILILMCLQFLILAVNYARKK
- a CDS encoding TRAP transporter large permease subunit; amino-acid sequence: MTDLLVLIPDFKALGIELATVLMFGSLLLLLLTGMPLAFVTLLVALIFALGWFGPGAVPLIVSRIFSFVNSFVFVSVPMFVLMAAILDRSGIARDLFDAMRLVGGRLRGGIAIQTLLVAVVLAAMSGIIGGEVVLLGVIALPQMLRLGYDRKLAIGVCCAGGALGTMIPPSIVLIIYGLTASVSIGDLFTAAFFPGLMLAGMYAAYILIRAYSNPDVAPIPEVGEIALSEKLRLLKGLFLPILVVMFVLGSIYGGIASVTEASAIGVLGVTISTIIRREFTPKLIMGAARQTLATVGMIVWIGVGASALVGVFNLMGGIRFVQALITGVSDEPIVVILFMMLILFVLGMFLDWVGIALLTMPIFVPIVSQLGYDPIWFGVVFAMNMQVSFLSPPFGPAAFYLKSVAPPDISLGEIFMALLPFIMIQIVAVALLIIFPGIAVG
- a CDS encoding sugar ABC transporter substrate-binding protein translates to MKTFIVSMAAALTIVASPVSAADGQVVLGKIPFTLEHSYHQSIVKIFSEYAEEKYGAKTIIVDGQASSESALSAVENLIAQKVDGIALHSPDIGMTATAVAAAQKAGIPIVTTLIYPKTKSAPHIQPKEEVSSFRMGEVAAEQWLKAFPSKLPKVAILNFGGFEQIAVLRTEPFFKGVQSVAPEAELVAMQNGFGSTIKSMEVTLDILQANPEVNIIFGANDDMALGALAATEQLGRGRMDDGKPLTEIIAGVDAGENAMVKIFNPKSSFKLSHGQVRDNGLAEVDTLMGMIEGKIAKDEWAKIDTDSPEFDYWNSTVEDAQTFLEENFSFEKDLKAMVAKQR
- a CDS encoding ABC transporter permease, whose amino-acid sequence is MRRGLEVKVGRIQQLLRIETQKLVLIGTLLVIVVGLSFASPNFLSVTNFTNVFLKVAVIVIIASAANLLMITGHFDLSVGSVLAFSGILHAYLSKHGVPIELSVLLTCVVAMGWGGINAVTVAVLGINPVIATVGVMFIARGFAFLLARWDGGANIMTGLPMEFVDLGRELIFGMIPLAIVMMVVTFLLFVFIEKRTALGRLSYAVGTNFKAAKLSGINAVGIIAFLYVVVALFAGLSGILQTSRVGLAAPNVAKGLEFDIIVAIILGGTSMMGGVGTTFGMLLGALVVGFFGNGLNLLGIPFYYQSIAYGVILIGSLMLNHRFSVASRA